The genomic interval ACATGGTTGGACGCCTAGAACAACACCTATGAATGAGAGTCATATATACATAGAGTGATCGAGTTTAGTCTGGACTGTTAACCAAAAAAATTCACCCATTTGTCCCGTGTTTAAATATGGATTCGTTcacttttgtttgttttacaTTTGCTTTCACTACTTCTCAGTCATTTCTACCAACATCTCACTCGAAAATGACTGGAAAAAGGAGGAAAGATAAGCATCATCCCCTAAGCAAGAAACAAAGGCCACTGCACATGCAACACCACCTGCCTCCAAGGTAAACATGTTTTACCTTCTCAAatactttttaaatttcaatgtaTTGTCTCTGCTCCAAAAGACGTCTCTATGGATCAGTCAATTGGCACCTCCCCAACTCTAAGCTTTCGCTTTTTATGTCTTCAAGCATTATTATTCCATTGACCaaaacattttctttattaGGTCCCTATGGAAGAAGATACCCTTCTGACTCAAGACCTCAATTCTATATCTTAGGCTCAAACACCGCAGTCCAGTTCCATTTCTTCTGTCCCAAGTCCTTCAACTGAAGCTCCTCGAGCAGCTAGTACGAGATCCAGCCCTCTAACTACTCAACCAAGATCATTTGATTTTCAGGTGAGtgtttgccttttttttttttcccactACTATTGCTTGATAGTAACTGTAGTTTTCAATTTTCAGCAGGAACAGCATCCCATCAGAATACGCACCCAAATATTAGGCAAATTGGCTGATGCACATGATTTCTCTGCTTTTTAAGCAAAGTTCGAATCCCCCTTTCCTAagtctaaaaaaaaaaagcacctCCCATCAGAGTTCCTCTTCAGCCTTCTCCGCCTACTAATTCAGTAAATTCTTATTTATGGACTTTATATCTTGATTTCAGGACTTTGTCTTTCACTTACCAATGCTCATTCACAGGCTAACAGTGCCGCCTTCGCTCCCACTGATGTATATGGGGGTCTATCAATTGGCACCTCCCCCACGGTAAGCTTTTGgtaatttttacttttctaaattttctatttcaaGCATTTGTAATTCCATTGACTACTATTTGCATTTTTAGGTTTCTACTCAAGATGATACCCTTCACACTCAAAGTGATACTACAACTCAAAATCACTATACTGAATCTGAAGATGAACTATCACaatgaacttcttttttttcggATCCTTCCTTCCTTTGACTTGGTGTGATTGGTACAACTTCCAGCCCCCAAACAATTTCAGCAACAACTTCTTTTCCTCTGGTAGGTAAATGGTTCTTTGTTTCCTCATTCTTATGCATTAATACTAAACCATAGTTTTCATCTTCCAAATCCAGGATGCTACTCCCAGCAAAGTTCCTCTAGCCTTCTTCAGTTACACATTTGGTATATTTCTAATTTGTATCTTGATTTCAGCCTGTTGCCTTAAACTTGCAATCATGCCAATTCACAAGCTAAAAGTATTGCTGTTGCCTCCAACGATGTCTATAACAGTCAATCAGTTTCAGCACCTccagctttctttttttgcatTTCCAAATTGTATagtatttcaatttcaagcaTTGTAATTCCATTgactaaaatattttcatttttcggTTTCTATTCAAGGTTATACTCTTCCCACACAAAGTGATACTCCAACTCAAAGCCCCAATTCTGAAGCTCAATTAGGCCAAATTCCCACAATCAAGCTCTTCTAATTCGATCATTGGGTTGACCTTCCTGGACTTAGCATTCAACTGTTGCAACATCCGGCCCTCCAACTACTTTAGAAACGACATTTGTTTTTTCCTATGGTAAGTATTTCTTTATCCTTCCTTCACTCATGTGCCTTAATGCTAACCACAGTTTCCAATTTGCAGATTCAGGATGTTACTCTTTACAAAATTCCTGTTTAGCCTTCTTTACTCATTGGGTTAATTTCTTgttcaatgatttttttttttatctttgacTTTCTAATTACGTATTACTTTCTCAGGCTCAATTGTCAATTACCTCTTTCTAAAGAGGATGCTTTTGCAGCCATGATGAATAGCTTTGGAGCTAATTTGGTTCAAACTTCTAATAAGGACATTGCTTGGCTCTGCAGTCGGGCCACCTTGGAATTACCTTGTGAATTGATACATGAAGCACCTGTAGGGAATCATAATACTCTCTGCGGTCTAAATAGTTTATTAGTCtaaaaaattttctgaaaCATTAAAATTGTATTTTAGGCAGagtaaaattcaattttaatttagcAGTACCTAACTTGTTTAAGCAGAGTAATTCATGCTCTGTCCCGCCTTCTTCAATACTTCGTATTGTCAATTAATTCGGGGCTTTCTGTTTATATTGGGAAATAGGGCTTTTGCACATTTTCGTTAGTCAAAGAAAAGTTGAGCTATCTTCGTGCTCCTGGCCTTGAATTTTGAGATTGTGACACTGACATTCAAGGGTGACATGCCATTCCTAAAGAATTGAATGTTGTGCATTGTCCCATTTTGATCCCAAGATGCAAACGCCAGATCGGAGAGGATTGGACCAACATTGTTCTTGTCCCCCCTATATATCATAACAGTAACGCAATTTAATATAGCGAAATTGAACAAgttcttgttttttgtttggttttttcaattgtctccatttttcatgatttattttcaattctttATAACAAGAAGGTACTGTTTTTAGTTCAGAATTTGTAATTATATGCTACCCTTATTAATCTAGATATCAGTATATAATGTTTAACATTTAAAGAACTAATAACATTGTGATCAACTAAGCATTGTACcattaaaaatcttttgaCAAAATAAGTAAGAGAAAGAGATTGAAATAATACGTGAATCGTTgagattaataaaattaattttttttaaaattatacatCAGTTAAATTACATGCTTACTATTAGcagtacttttatttttcacaaagaattggaaaacaaaatcaaaatatttatactACTATACTTAAGTGTCAGCCTATAAAATGTCATTAAAAAACTAgttaaattagttttaatatataaatagatatttatttatcattataaaataaaaaaaattgtcctCAAGGGTGGCAGCCAATTACCCGTTGGAGaccattttcataaaaaagtACAGATGTCGGTAAATAGTGATGGGTAGTACAATGAGTTTCACTATAAATATCGTCCATTCCAAGTCCACTCAGGTCAACGCGTGATTAGGTTTCACCAAATCCGTCTCTCTCTTTCATTCTCATTTCACAGCTCTTCTTCCATTTGTGATCCATCTGAATTCTATTTGCTTCATGTTATATAGTCAGTCAGTCAGTCAGAACAGATAATCATTTCACACAAAATATCTTCTCCATCTGttgctttctttcctttccctCCTCTTTCTTCACCACCTCAAAAATTCATGGCTGAAACCTTTGCCTTTAACATTGTAGAAAAACTAATTGGGAAACTAGCCACTGTTGCTTATCAAGAAATTTCCCTAGCTTGGGGTGTCCAAACTGACTTTCAAAGGCTTAATGACATATTGACCATTGTCAAAGATGTGCTCTTAGATGCTGAAGAAAACCAAGCAAAGAACAATCAGCTACGGAATTGGTTGCTAAAGTTGAAAGATGCTTGTTACGATGCAGAGGATGTACTAGATGAGTTTCAGATCGAAGCATGGCGGAGGCAAGTTTTGAAACAGAGGAACATCGGAAAGAAGGTACGCAGTTTCTTTTCGAGCTCAAACCCAGTTGCTTTTCGATTTAGGATGGCCCATAAGATTAAAAAAGTTACTGAGAGGTTTGGTCAGATTGCTGCTTTGAAAGCTAATTTTCATCTTGCTGAAAGACATTATGACACTAGGCATCTTGTTATGGGCTTGGACAGGGAGACCCACTCCTTTGTCCAAGCAGCAGATATCATTGGTAGAgatgaagataaagaaaaaatcataaaaactttGATGCAAGATCCAACTGATGGGGAAGGCATATCTGTCCTTCCTATAGTTGGAATTGGAGGCCTCGGAAAGACTGCCCTTGCAAAATTGGTGTACAATGATGAACGTGTAGATAGGcattttgagttgaaaatgTGGGTATGTGTTTcagatgattttgatttaaagcgattaatgataaaaatcattaaagcTGCAGAGGGGTTGGATGGAAATTGGAGTAATATGGATTTAGACCAATTACAAAAGGTCTTTCGAGATTGTTTAGatgagaaaaaatatttacttattctGGATGATTTATGGAACGAAAATCCTATCAAATGGGATGAATTGAAACAGTTGTTGGTGCAAGGAGCTAAGGGAAGCAAAATTGTTGTCACCACTCGCAGTAACCACGTTGCAGAGATCATGGGCACAATCTCAACACACAATTTGCAAGGTCTTTCTGAAAAGGAATCTTTGTGTTTGATTCTCCAATTTGCGTCCAAGAAAGGGGAAATCAATCAGTACCAAAACCTAGTAAAAATTGGGGaagaaatagttaaaaaatgCAATGGAGTGCCTTTGGTTTTGAAGACACTTGGGAGCTTACTTCTCTCCAAAATTTCAGAAGACGATTGGAAATTTGTGAGAGATAGTGACATGTGGAAACTAGTGCAAGAGGAGAACAGCATTTTTCctgttttgaaattgagttATGATCAATTGCCTCCATATTTAAAGCCGTGTTTTGCTTATCTTTCGGTAGTTCCAAAGGATTATGAACTTAATGATATGGAGGTGATTCATTTTTGGATGGCTCATGATTTGCTTCATTCCTccaatgaaaatgaagatcCAGAAGGTATTGGTAGGCGTTATTTGAATAATCTatcatcaaaatcttttttccaagattttgatcaaaatattgtttttcaGTATTTTAAAATGCATGATCTTCTACATGATCTTGCATTATTAGTGGCAAAGAATGAGTGCTCTATGGTAAATTGTTTCAAGCAAATTATTGCTCCAGGAATTCGACATTTGTGCCTTGAAAACCTTGATTTTCTTGAGGAGCAGTCTTCTGGCTTCCTTGATGTTGATAAGTTATGTCATCTACGCACATTTCGTCTTGAAAATATGAACGACAGTTCTAACAGTGAATCATTTATCAAGAAATGTCTTTCAAGATTCCAGAATTTACGAGTACTAGATCTAAAAGGATCTAGTTTTGAGGTACTACCCAAAAAGGTTGGCAGTTTGAAGCATTTAAGGTATCTCAACTTACATGGCAACTccaaaatcaagaaacttCCAAATTTTATATGCAAGTTACCATGTTTGCAAACTCTGGTTCTCGAGTGTGAAGGAATTGAAGAGTTGCCCAAAAATATGAGGTATATGATCAATCTCAGAATGCTAGTAATAAGTACAAGACAGAGGTCTCTATCCAAAAATGGACTCGAAAACTTGAAATCTCTTCGGTATTTGAAGATTGTTGGTTGTGAAAATTTAGAATATTTGTTTGATGGGATTCAAAACCTCAAATCTCTTCATTCATTGATAATCGATAGTTGCAAGAACTTGATCTCACTGCCGCAGGGTTTTGAAGCCTTAATAGCGTTAAAAGTTCTGGCAATTTGGGAATGTGAAAAGCTACATGTTAATATGACGTTGGGATCCGAAGGGAGAGGAAAAGAAGATGATAGTCAAGATTACCATATTGGCAGTCGGTTACGCCTTCAAGAATTAGCTATTGGAGGGGTACCGAAGTTGGAGGTACTACCCGAATGGCTTCTTGTGGAATCTGCCAACACTTTGCGGTTCCTGATACTTGAGGACTGTGAAAATCTCAGAACATTTCCAGAGAGACAGAATCTCACATCACTTGAAGGGTTGGTGATTACGAATTGCCCAAATTTGTCATCACTGCCAGAGCGGATGCAATGCCTCAAGGAATTGGAGATTGAAAGATGTCCGATTTTGAGCGAAAGATACAAACCAGAAAATGGAGAGGATTGGGCCAAGATTTCTCATGCATCTCGTATACGTATTGATGGCAATGAAATCACATCAAACAAATGAACAGCCTGATGATCAGCTAGgtaacaattattttttccgtcttttcttttcttttttttttatttacaattttctttctttcctccctttatatatcaaataataaaacatgattcttttttaaattgtttttataaagCTTGTCAGAGAAATGATGCAATTGATTTTAGTCGGTAGTCCAGAAATCTGTGtttaagattttctttttttagccAAGCAATATTTAAGATTCAATTAACACTAATATGATCAACTAAGTAGTAGCAATATGTTACTATTTCAAAACgaattaccaatcaaaatcaAACTATTTAAACTTTGAAAGATAAGTggcatttgtttatttttattttcatttttttcttgaataaaatgttaatttgCCATCTCTCAAAGAAACAATGTTAATTTGCTAtgcctcattttctttttttctttttgttgttttgtgatatttattatatatattttagtttcatAGAAATAAAGCAACAAATGGTGTATAGATACAAACATGGAATAcacttttaaaagaaaaaaaacttattcTGTTACATCTTAATATCTCACTAAAAGTTGTTGGTCAATTTTCCTAATTTGGTGTTATTGAATGGCAGGGCATGTCCCCAGCTGATGATGTTGGATTGGGCTTCTCTTAGTGGCTAGACCGAACTACTCTTTCTTGAATTCCCTGAAAATGAGTCCATGGTCGTTCCTTGCTTGCCACTTGTTTGGGATGTACTTTCCttgttttgttctttgttGGTTTTGAGTTCAATATTTGGACtgctcttcttttcttttggattgGGCTTAATGCCACTTTATT from Theobroma cacao cultivar B97-61/B2 chromosome 5, Criollo_cocoa_genome_V2, whole genome shotgun sequence carries:
- the LOC18599576 gene encoding putative disease resistance protein RGA3, with translation MAETFAFNIVEKLIGKLATVAYQEISLAWGVQTDFQRLNDILTIVKDVLLDAEENQAKNNQLRNWLLKLKDACYDAEDVLDEFQIEAWRRQVLKQRNIGKKVRSFFSSSNPVAFRFRMAHKIKKVTERFGQIAALKANFHLAERHYDTRHLVMGLDRETHSFVQAADIIGRDEDKEKIIKTLMQDPTDGEGISVLPIVGIGGLGKTALAKLVYNDERVDRHFELKMWVCVSDDFDLKRLMIKIIKAAEGLDGNWSNMDLDQLQKVFRDCLDEKKYLLILDDLWNENPIKWDELKQLLVQGAKGSKIVVTTRSNHVAEIMGTISTHNLQGLSEKESLCLILQFASKKGEINQYQNLVKIGEEIVKKCNGVPLVLKTLGSLLLSKISEDDWKFVRDSDMWKLVQEENSIFPVLKLSYDQLPPYLKPCFAYLSVVPKDYELNDMEVIHFWMAHDLLHSSNENEDPEGIGRRYLNNLSSKSFFQDFDQNIVFQYFKMHDLLHDLALLVAKNECSMVNCFKQIIAPGIRHLCLENLDFLEEQSSGFLDVDKLCHLRTFRLENMNDSSNSESFIKKCLSRFQNLRVLDLKGSSFEVLPKKVGSLKHLRYLNLHGNSKIKKLPNFICKLPCLQTLVLECEGIEELPKNMRYMINLRMLVISTRQRSLSKNGLENLKSLRYLKIVGCENLEYLFDGIQNLKSLHSLIIDSCKNLISLPQGFEALIALKVLAIWECEKLHVNMTLGSEGRGKEDDSQDYHIGSRLRLQELAIGGVPKLEVLPEWLLVESANTLRFLILEDCENLRTFPERQNLTSLEGLVITNCPNLSSLPERMQCLKELEIERCPILSERYKPENGEDWAKISHASRIRIDGNEITSNK